Below is a genomic region from Panthera tigris isolate Pti1 chromosome E1, P.tigris_Pti1_mat1.1, whole genome shotgun sequence.
CAGAGTGGCAGGTGGCCGGCAGGACACAGAatgctcgggggggggggggggggcacccacAGCCCAGCCTCCGTCCCACCCTTCCCGCTCAATTCCAAGGACCTCCTGGTCCTCCCTGGAGGCTCCAGGCTGGatcccctccccaaaccaaacCAGGGGGCCTCCAGCAGGtgcccacacacccccccccccgccccgcgggGGCCACCGACCTGGCACAGGACCTCCGGCGGCAGGTGCATGAGACCCAGCACGTTGCGCTCGTACCAGGGGTCGAGCATGCCGAGGTAGTGGGAGATATCATTGGTGCTCTCCAGCTCCTGGGGGAGGGTCCAGGGTCAGTCCCTGCGCCACGGCCCTGCGCACCCCCCACGCCCTCCGCGGCCCCAAGCGGAGCCTCCCCGCAGCGGCCCTGAGAGAAGTCTAACAGCTTTTAGTCTACATCACACAGCGAAGGGCCGCCCCCAAGCGCAGGGCAGGGGCCACTCCTGGGAGCGAGGCTCGCGCAGAACGAGGTGCCCCTCGAGGCACAGGCGATGGATGGCGCCCACTCTGCGCCCCCACGGCGCGTGGCGCGGGGCTGGGGACGTACTGCAGGGCTGGGTTGCCTGGGGGAGTCCGCGGGGAGTGGGGGCGTCTGGCTCGCAGGGCTGGGGCAGGCGCCGGAGCCCCGCTTGACGGGCACGTAGAAGAACTGGAGTTTGAACAACCGCGTGAGGAGGGGGCGGTTGTTCTCCAGCCGCCtggcagaggaagaaggtggTAAGAAGCGGGGACCCTAAGGGCCCTAAGCCCGCAgcccgggcccccccccccccatctccccgcCCCGGCGCCCGCATCCCCGCCCCGGCTCTCACCGCAGATTGCTGTAGGCCCGAGCCACCTTCCCCGAAATCCGATCGGAGCCGAAGACCACGACGCGGAGCGTGGACGCCTTGGGGTCCTCATCCCCGCTCAGGAAGGGGCGCCGGCGCTGGTGGCGGGAGGCGGGGGCCAGGAGCCAGCTGGGCAGCTGGGCGCTGAGCTTGGGCTGCGGCAGAGAGCGGGAGCGCTGGGGCCGGGAGGCCGGCGGCGGGGCCGCGCCGTCCAGGGGGCCGCAGAGGCTCCCCGCCCGCCGCAGGGGCAGGGCTGCGTCCGCGCCGCCCTCCGCGCCCCGGGAGTCCCGCCGCAGCACCAGCTGGCTGGTGCTCTTGAACAGTTTATAGATCCTGTTGAACTTCTGCCCCGGCCGGCGGTGGAGCCGGCGCCCCTGGCCGCCAGGCCTCTTGGGCCACTCCGAGGAGGAGCTGTCCTCGCTGTCCTCCACGTAGCCGCTGTCCACGCCGTCCGAGAGGCCTGACACGAAGGAGGTCAGCAGCTGGCGGGGCAGGGTGGGCTCTGAGGCCTGGGACGAGGCAAGGGACAGGGTGGAGTCGTGGAAGACCGCGGAGCTGGTGGAGAGCAGGGAGTCCCTCTGGGCGCAACGCCCTTCTGTTTCCAAGtcgtcgtcgtcctcctcctcctcctcctcgtcccccAGGATCCCTGGCTGGAGCAGCTCCTGTTCTTGGAGCAGGATTTCCTGCAGGACGTCTGCAAGGGGAGGCACCGTCTGGGTGTCTGGGCCCTTGCAAGCCCTCTCGCACACCCTGGGGACGGGCGACAGGCTCAGGCCAACTGGCCCGGAGGAGAAGAGGGCGGAAGGGGGGTTAAAGGCCAGCCCGGGACTTCAGGGCTTCCCCCTGCTCTGCTCAGCTGACGGGGCCGGTGGGAGGCGGGGGCACAGACCCGGGAACAGGAAGCGCCCTGGCCGCTTTGGGGGACGGGAGCGGGCACCGCGAGGGCCCCAACCGGGGGCTCACCGAAGCTGTCCTGGTTCCAGTTGTAGGTGTGGCACCTGGCCACCGGGATGGGGATGGTGCAGAGTTTGCCGGGTTTGGCGGTGTCTGTAACAACAGGGGGACCCGTGGTGAGGGCTGGAAGGGTCTCAGACAAGACGCCAGCATGGGCCACACGAGACTCAGTGGGAAGCTGGGACACCTGGCTCGCAGCCCGAGGACCCTCCGTTCAAGCAGCCCAGGTAGGTGCCAGGCCTTTTTACAGGCTGTGTGGATGCGGCCAACTCAGCCTCCGAGCCTCCCCTGACAGGGCCCGAACGGGAGCACAAGGGCATTGTCTCATCGGGTGTGGGTGACAGAAGACCGCGTCCCTTCTCCTGGAAGGGGCAGAGCTGCAGAAAGGATGTTTTCTAGGCTCCTTGGGGGCGAGGCGTGGCCTCCAAAGGGACCCGTGAGGACTGCATCCTTCTGCATGATCTCTGGTGGGAAAACGAAGCCGCCCACCCCCAGGtagcactctctttctctcttgccacGGCCGGCCAACCCTAACATCAGGGTAACGACAGCCGGGGGTCCCCGAAGGACTGTGTGGAGCAGACCCACCGGCCGGCTGGGATGCTCACTTGGCCGTGGGGAAGACGCGCCCGGCTCTCCCAAGAGCCTCACCTAAGACACCAGGGAAGCCGGCTTTCTCTCCCACCGCCTGCAGCTTGGTCCTGAGCCACTGCCGGGCCTCGGCCGCGTCCCCGATGCTGGACGCCAGCTCCTGTGCCTCCGCGGTCTCCGTGAAGATGTCTTCCAGCTCGGCCAGGCTCTTGGACTGAAACCCCAGGGGCAGACGGGCTTGCTGCCGAACCGCGGCTCGCCGGCCCCACTCCTCCAGGTCCCGGGGTCTCGCCGACGACAGCACCCACCGGTCTCCTCCCTGCCTCGTCACCCACCTGCACTCACAGCTGGCCAGGGAGCCGAGCCTCCTGCCCGGGGCCCCTCTTCTCGGGACACGGGCGCCAGAGAAAGGCCCAGACCAGGGCCAGAGCACCGCCAacttggggggggcggggagtgctAGTCCCGAGCTCGTCGCTgcggcccagagaggggaaggggcccGGCTGGCCCGGGTGGGGGGAGGCCGGCGTACCCGGGAGACAGCAGCACCGGGACAGGGCCAGAGAGGGACTCTGCTCTGATGGGAGGGGAGTGATGCTAAATAAACCCCAGGGGCCCCGGGCACATACCTGCAGCCTGCAGTGCAGGCCTGGGAGGTCGCAGTGGGGCCCGAAGGTGGCCTGGAAGGCGTGAAGGAGCAGCGTGGTGTAGGCGCTGTGGGGCGAGTGGCCGGGTGCACTCAGCCTATTGGCCACGGCGAGGAACTCGGCCTGAACCTCCACCGGGTTCAACAACAGCacggtgctggggacacagagacggggctgtggggagggcagCACAGCCACGCACCTCACGTCTGGCGTCTGGCGGTCCTTGGAGCTCGCCCGGCAGGGCCTGCAGCCAGGAGCTGGGCCGGGGGCTCAAGGGTCCCAGTTCCGAGGGGAAAGCTTACGGTCTGCTTTTGATAGTTTGCAGCCAGTATTTTCAAAGACCCTTTGCAAGTGGAACTTCTTCTTGAACTTGGGAGAGCCACCTCCCAGGGTCTCACGGGGATGGGAGGGGAGCGTGTGCCCAGCCACCTGTGCGTGTCCCATCGCCGGACCCTGGGCTCCGAGCCGGCATTTACGTTTGCTCGTCATGGAAAATCTCAGCCATGCCCAGGCGAACCCCCAAGGTGTCAGTCACTCAGTTAACAGTTTACCGCAGGTGACTGCTCTCACGTCACCCGCACCAACCGCCCGCCGCTGCATTTTCTCCAAGTGTGTTGGAGCCATCCCGGTTGTCCCAGCTGTAGATGTTTCAGGATGGCCTGCCCGCACGGCTCCCGTCCTCACTGGCCTGCGCGGTGTTTAAACCCGGCGCAGAGAAGCAGGTGCCATCAGGACCGGGCTCTGCCAGAGTACCCATCGTGCAAGGGGGAAGCTAATGTCGGTTTCTCTGTTTGTAAGGAGAAGGGGGCAGGCCTGCATGAGTGACTGGGCCACCCTCCTTCACTGAGTGCTTGATCACTCCTTCCAGAGACCCGTGCTGAGTCCTTGGTGTGCCGGACGGGACCAGCCGGGCACGCGCTCTCTCCGCCCGCTTGTTCCCTCCTGCCGACAGCGAGACCACCACTCTGTTCTAAGCTCCTCCTGCTAACCTCTTTGGGCCCCAGATCTGACAAATCCCTTTCTCCAGGGGCCGATGTGACACTTGGACATCATAGTATGCTTTACTTCCCACAATGCCCGGAGCTCAGTAAGTGCAGAGGGTCTGGTGGTCAGCCCTGGGTAAGCGTTGTTTACTCACGACACGGAAGCATTTTTGtaccctttctgcctctcccaaaGCCTGCCTCgggcttgttttgtttgtttttattagaagGAACTCATAGGTGTTTGCTGTACGGTGTGAATGTGCAGTGAGCCCCTGGCGCTGGGGGTGAGAGGGCCGGGGTCTCTGGGCTCTCGAGCATTCGGGTGAAACGGCAGCCACATGCCTGGCCGGCCGGGACCCGTGAGTGGATAATGGAATCATTCTGGGAGGATCACAATCACAGctgccttttaaataaaatagaatagactGAGACACAGCCCATCCTAGGGGGTAGGGGTGAGTTtcactttttaacgtttatttatttttgagacagagagagacagagcatgaacgggggaggagcagagagagagggagacacagaatcggaagcaggctccaggctctgagccatcagcccacagcctgacatggcgctcgaactcacggaccgcgagattgtgacctgagctgaagtcggacgctcaaccgactgagtcacccaggcgccccgtgagtttcactttttaaagcttgtttcagtgtgtgtgtgtgtgcgtgtgt
It encodes:
- the PIK3R5 gene encoding phosphoinositide 3-kinase regulatory subunit 5 isoform X2; translated protein: MQPGATTCTEDRIQHALDRCLHGLSLSRCSTSWSAGLCLNCWSLQELVSRDPGHFLILLEQILQKTREVQEKGTYDLLAPLALLFYSTVLCTPHFPPDSDLLLKAARTYHRFLTWPVPYCSICQELLTFIDAELKAPGISYQRLVRAEQGLSIRSHRSSTVTVLLLNPVEVQAEFLAVANRLSAPGHSPHSAYTTLLLHAFQATFGPHCDLPGLHCRLQSKSLAELEDIFTETAEAQELASSIGDAAEARQWLRTKLQAVGEKAGFPGVLDTAKPGKLCTIPIPVARCHTYNWNQDSFDVLQEILLQEQELLQPGILGDEEEEEEDDDDLETEGRCAQRDSLLSTSSAVFHDSTLSLASSQASEPTLPRQLLTSFVSGLSDGVDSGYVEDSEDSSSSEWPKRPGGQGRRLHRRPGQKFNRIYKLFKSTSQLVLRRDSRGAEGGADAALPLRRAGSLCGPLDGAAPPPASRPQRSRSLPQPKLSAQLPSWLLAPASRHQRRRPFLSGDEDPKASTLRVVVFGSDRISGKVARAYSNLRRLENNRPLLTRLFKLQFFYVPVKRGSGACPSPASQTPPLPADSPRQPSPAELESTNDISHYLGMLDPWYERNVLGLMHLPPEVLCQSLKAESRPLDGSSAQLPILADMLLYYCRFAARPVLLQVYQTELTFVTGEKMTEIFLHSLELGHSAATRAIKASGPGSKRLGIDGDREAIPLTLQIIYSKGAISGRSRWSSMEKVCTSVNLSKACRKPEELDSSMEALTLNLTEVVKRQNPKSKKGFNQISTSQIKVDKIQIIGSNGCSFAVCLDQDERKIVQSVVRCEVSPCYKPEKSGLRPQPQRTPDQPAQAAPDLCSLLCLPIMTFSGALP
- the PIK3R5 gene encoding phosphoinositide 3-kinase regulatory subunit 5 isoform X1; the protein is MQPGATTCTEDRIQHALDRCLHGLSLSRCSTSWSAGLCLNCWSLQELVSRDPGHFLILLEQILQKTREVQEKGTYDLLAPLALLFYSTVLCTPHFPPDSDLLLKAARTYHRFLTWPVPYCSICQELLTFIDAELKAPGISYQRLVRAEQGLSIRSHRSSTVTVLLLNPVEVQAEFLAVANRLSAPGHSPHSAYTTLLLHAFQATFGPHCDLPGLHCRLQSKSLAELEDIFTETAEAQELASSIGDAAEARQWLRTKLQAVGEKAGFPGVLDTAKPGKLCTIPIPVARCHTYNWNQDSFDVLQEILLQEQELLQPGILGDEEEEEEDDDDLETEGRCAQRDSLLSTSSAVFHDSTLSLASSQASEPTLPRQLLTSFVSGLSDGVDSGYVEDSEDSSSSEWPKRPGGQGRRLHRRPGQKFNRIYKLFKSTSQLVLRRDSRGAEGGADAALPLRRAGSLCGPLDGAAPPPASRPQRSRSLPQPKLSAQLPSWLLAPASRHQRRRPFLSGDEDPKASTLRVVVFGSDRISGKVARAYSNLRRLENNRPLLTRLFKLQFFYVPVKRGSGACPSPASQTPPLPADSPRQPSPAELESTNDISHYLGMLDPWYERNVLGLMHLPPEVLCQQSLKAESRPLDGSSAQLPILADMLLYYCRFAARPVLLQVYQTELTFVTGEKMTEIFLHSLELGHSAATRAIKASGPGSKRLGIDGDREAIPLTLQIIYSKGAISGRSRWSSMEKVCTSVNLSKACRKPEELDSSMEALTLNLTEVVKRQNPKSKKGFNQISTSQIKVDKIQIIGSNGCSFAVCLDQDERKIVQSVVRCEVSPCYKPEKSGLRPQPQRTPDQPAQAAPDLCSLLCLPIMTFSGALP